From Crateriforma spongiae, a single genomic window includes:
- a CDS encoding TetR/AcrR family transcriptional regulator encodes MASRKMGREMAEKLTDRKRRSVVEAAVKEFQRRGFDNTSMDQIAATAGVSKRTVYNHFAGKEDLFAVIIERIAELADVIPEFEFESKKSAESQLRAIGDNIFAAIGEPEFQDLARVVLSRLINAPHASGALEETTNAITMQVTQWFADAKNAGMLNVPRPKVASSQFIGMLMEYEFWPRLIGVTKQVHQVSPKTYVRDCARVIVNAYAPKP; translated from the coding sequence GGAAAAGCTTACCGATCGAAAGCGGCGATCGGTCGTGGAAGCTGCGGTGAAGGAGTTTCAGCGGCGGGGGTTCGACAACACCAGCATGGACCAGATCGCCGCCACCGCCGGGGTGTCCAAGCGGACGGTGTACAACCATTTCGCCGGCAAAGAAGATTTGTTCGCGGTCATCATCGAGCGAATCGCCGAGCTTGCCGATGTGATTCCCGAGTTTGAGTTCGAGTCAAAGAAGTCGGCCGAATCGCAATTGCGGGCCATCGGCGACAACATCTTTGCCGCGATCGGGGAACCCGAATTTCAAGATCTGGCGCGGGTGGTGCTATCCCGGCTGATCAACGCCCCGCATGCCAGCGGCGCGTTGGAGGAAACGACCAACGCGATCACGATGCAGGTGACGCAGTGGTTCGCCGATGCAAAGAACGCTGGGATGTTGAACGTCCCGCGTCCGAAAGTGGCCAGTTCGCAGTTCATCGGAATGCTGATGGAATACGAATTCTGGCCAAGGCTGATCGGCGTCACCAAACAGGTGCATCAAGTCAGTCCGAAGACGTATGTTCGGGACTGCGCGCGAGTGATCGTCAATGCCTACGCGCCGAAACCTTAA
- a CDS encoding leucyl aminopeptidase yields the protein MPNSLPLPTPKLNAVSDLDSRCDCLVVGVASGTDAMPEMPGISAMQRKLIDDWIRRGEISGKCGEVFMVTTGDADVPLIMTIGTGAKQQRSDGFDLAATAIRKLTKRQRQRVVIDAASLAGSDNADAVVAGALAGCETQGIYQQGDPPQFYAPTQIDFLGTGQQQVTTGKIIGDAVNRCRRLVNEPAGILYPESFAARAQKFGNEVGLEVEVWDEHRLESEGCRAILAVGQGSARRPRLVILRHNGAADPNEAPIALVGKGVTFDSGGLSLKPSEGMVDMKCDMAGAATVASVMRAVAQLKIPRNVIGFCGLAENMVSGSSYKLGDVVETRQGTTIEILNTDAEGRVVLADTLDVAVGHQPQAMVDLATLTGACMVALGREVTGLMSNRDDLCGEVRAAADAEGEPAWQLPMFSLYDEKIKSKVADIKNVGEGRWGGAITAAKLLEQFVGDTPWVHMDIAGPAFADSPLPHRDAGATGAMVRTLLRWIQSR from the coding sequence ATGCCCAACAGCCTTCCGTTGCCCACGCCCAAGTTGAACGCCGTTTCCGACCTTGATAGTCGATGCGATTGTCTGGTCGTCGGCGTCGCATCGGGCACTGATGCCATGCCGGAAATGCCTGGCATTTCGGCAATGCAGCGGAAGCTGATCGACGACTGGATCCGGCGAGGTGAAATCAGCGGCAAGTGCGGCGAAGTGTTCATGGTCACCACCGGCGATGCCGATGTGCCGCTGATCATGACCATCGGAACGGGTGCCAAGCAACAGCGTTCCGATGGATTCGATCTGGCCGCGACGGCGATCCGCAAACTGACCAAACGTCAGCGTCAACGTGTGGTGATCGACGCCGCAAGCTTGGCGGGCTCCGATAACGCGGATGCCGTCGTCGCCGGTGCTTTGGCCGGGTGTGAAACGCAGGGCATCTATCAGCAGGGTGACCCACCCCAGTTCTATGCCCCGACACAAATCGACTTTTTGGGTACGGGCCAACAACAGGTGACCACGGGCAAGATCATCGGGGACGCCGTCAATCGGTGCCGACGTTTAGTCAACGAACCGGCAGGTATTCTGTATCCCGAAAGCTTCGCCGCTCGGGCACAAAAGTTCGGCAACGAGGTCGGGCTTGAGGTCGAAGTTTGGGACGAACACCGTTTGGAATCCGAAGGCTGTCGCGCGATCTTGGCCGTCGGCCAGGGTTCCGCACGCCGACCGCGACTGGTCATTCTTCGACATAACGGGGCCGCGGATCCCAATGAGGCGCCGATCGCCCTGGTCGGCAAAGGCGTCACGTTTGACAGCGGCGGTTTGTCGCTGAAACCCAGCGAAGGCATGGTCGACATGAAGTGCGACATGGCCGGTGCGGCCACGGTTGCCAGCGTGATGCGAGCGGTGGCCCAACTGAAGATCCCGCGGAACGTCATCGGGTTTTGTGGGTTGGCCGAAAACATGGTCAGCGGGTCCAGTTACAAACTGGGTGACGTGGTCGAAACGCGGCAAGGCACGACCATTGAAATCCTGAACACCGATGCCGAAGGTCGTGTCGTGTTGGCTGACACCTTGGACGTGGCAGTCGGACATCAACCACAAGCGATGGTCGATCTGGCGACCCTGACCGGTGCCTGCATGGTCGCACTGGGGCGCGAAGTCACCGGTCTGATGAGCAACCGGGATGACCTGTGCGGCGAAGTTCGTGCCGCGGCGGATGCCGAAGGCGAACCCGCTTGGCAATTGCCCATGTTTTCGCTGTACGACGAGAAGATCAAAAGCAAAGTCGCGGACATCAAGAATGTCGGCGAAGGACGCTGGGGCGGTGCCATTACGGCGGCCAAACTGTTGGAACAGTTTGTCGGCGATACCCCGTGGGTTCACATGGACATCGCCGGCCCGGCGTTTGCCGATTCGCCGCTGCCCCATCGCGATGCCGGCGCGACCGGCGCGATGGTCCGAACGCTGCTGCGTTGGATCCAATCACGCTGA
- a CDS encoding UbiD family decarboxylase, with the protein MKHRSTRDVVDDLRAGGRLIEIDDPVDPHLEAAEIQRRVYANGGPAVLFHHLTGTPFPAVSNLFGSLDQARYLFRSTLESVRRLIEMKVDPSALPKRPLRYAGVPVTAVRMLPRKVRRGAVMGHQTALSKLPPIKCWPDDGGAFVTLPQVLSSDPDQPNHLMKINLGMYRVQLDGNDYETDRETGLHYQIHRGIGVHHRRALDLGQPLKVVITVGGSPAMSLAAVMPLPEGLTELTFAGALAGRRIRMIVGDHAPVYADADFAIVGTIDPGRTKPEGPFGDHLGYYSLRHDYPVLRVQHVWHRDDAIWPFTVVGRPPQEDTTFGQLIHELTDPIIPTVIPGVKAVHAVDAAGVHPLLLAIGSERYMPYMERSEPQELLTQANAILGNGQLSLAKYLWITDDPDQTLKIHDIASFMNHLLCRVDWRRDLHFQTKTTIDTLDYSGHGFNQGSKVVVAATGAPVRTLGTEVPADLKLPDGFSGPRVVIPGVLAICGPRHGVDSAANDLRRLCESLAGGPGGQPDESLRAWPLITVVDDSEFAAKTIDNWLWLTFTRSNPAVDIAGVGAAIVQKHWGCVGPLVIDARSKDFHAPPLIEDPQVTAKVDARAARGGPLARYL; encoded by the coding sequence GTGAAGCATCGAAGTACCCGTGACGTTGTTGACGACCTTCGTGCCGGCGGTCGGTTGATCGAGATCGACGATCCAGTGGATCCCCACTTGGAAGCCGCGGAGATCCAACGCCGCGTCTATGCCAACGGCGGTCCCGCGGTCCTGTTCCATCACTTGACTGGGACTCCGTTTCCTGCGGTATCGAATCTGTTCGGTTCCTTGGACCAGGCACGCTATCTGTTTCGTAGCACACTGGAATCGGTACGCCGTCTGATCGAGATGAAGGTGGATCCGTCCGCATTGCCCAAGCGGCCGCTACGCTACGCCGGAGTTCCCGTGACGGCTGTGCGGATGTTGCCTCGAAAGGTCCGCCGTGGCGCGGTGATGGGACATCAGACGGCGTTGTCCAAGTTGCCGCCGATCAAGTGCTGGCCCGATGACGGTGGTGCCTTTGTGACGCTGCCACAGGTCCTGAGCAGTGATCCGGATCAACCGAATCATCTGATGAAGATCAATCTGGGAATGTATCGGGTCCAGCTGGATGGCAACGACTACGAAACGGATCGCGAAACCGGATTGCACTATCAGATCCATCGCGGCATCGGCGTGCACCATCGCCGTGCGCTCGACCTGGGCCAACCTTTAAAGGTGGTGATCACCGTTGGCGGCAGTCCGGCGATGTCTTTGGCGGCGGTGATGCCATTGCCAGAAGGATTGACGGAACTGACGTTTGCCGGGGCGCTTGCCGGTCGCCGGATTCGCATGATCGTCGGTGATCACGCACCGGTTTATGCCGATGCCGATTTTGCGATTGTGGGAACGATCGATCCCGGTCGCACCAAACCCGAAGGCCCCTTTGGAGATCACTTGGGCTATTACAGTTTGCGGCACGATTACCCGGTGCTTCGTGTCCAGCATGTCTGGCACCGCGACGACGCTATCTGGCCTTTCACCGTGGTGGGGCGTCCGCCACAGGAAGACACCACGTTCGGTCAGCTCATTCACGAACTGACCGATCCGATCATCCCCACGGTCATCCCGGGGGTGAAGGCGGTTCACGCGGTCGATGCGGCCGGCGTTCATCCGCTGTTGTTGGCCATCGGCAGCGAACGATACATGCCATACATGGAACGAAGCGAGCCCCAGGAATTGCTGACCCAGGCGAATGCCATTTTGGGCAATGGTCAGTTGTCGCTGGCGAAATATTTGTGGATCACCGATGATCCCGATCAGACGTTGAAGATTCACGATATCGCATCGTTCATGAATCATCTGTTGTGCCGGGTTGATTGGCGTCGCGACTTGCACTTCCAAACCAAGACCACGATCGACACGCTGGACTACAGCGGTCATGGATTCAATCAAGGATCCAAAGTCGTTGTGGCTGCGACGGGGGCTCCGGTGCGAACGCTTGGAACGGAGGTGCCCGCGGATTTGAAACTACCTGATGGTTTTTCTGGTCCTAGGGTTGTGATACCGGGCGTGCTGGCGATTTGCGGGCCGCGACATGGTGTGGACTCGGCGGCCAATGATCTGCGGCGGCTGTGCGAAAGTTTGGCCGGCGGCCCAGGCGGACAGCCCGACGAATCGCTGCGTGCTTGGCCGCTGATCACCGTCGTCGACGATTCGGAATTCGCCGCCAAGACGATCGACAACTGGCTATGGCTGACGTTCACCCGCAGCAATCCCGCGGTCGACATCGCAGGGGTCGGTGCCGCAATCGTTCAAAAGCATTGGGGGTGCGTGGGGCCATTGGTGATCGATGCGCGAAGCAAAGACTTTCACGCACCGCCGCTGATCGAAGATCCCCAGGTGACGGCCAAGGTGGACGCGCGGGCCGCACGTGGCGGACCGCTGGCACGTTACTTGTGA
- a CDS encoding sulfatase family protein — translation MILRPKVCLSALVLLSLPTGLPWPSPTTTQAQDASSPNFVVFIADDAAWDDFGTYGNETIRTPNIDALAENGLRFDRAYLTCSSCSPSRCSILTSRYPHSTGAGELHLPLPADQVMVTTPLREAGYHTVAAGKWHLGNDAKSQFDRVLDTNGGPGNNGRWVEAVTDRPADQPFFAWLASSDPHRGYQPGAVDPPHDPADVRVPAIFPDTPAVREDIALYYDEISRFDQYIGKVVETLDRQGVLENTVVFVISDNGRPFPHCKTRVNVDGVRTPLVVHWPAGLKATGSTQSLVSVIDLVATMVDLAGVDRPPTFQGVSIRPILNDSDATVRRFAFAEHNWHDYRARERAVITQDHLMIRNDLPELPATPPADGVRSATYQEMQRLRDEGRLTGPPTDVFMVPRPRFALYDVAADPHCLDNLYDRPANESVQQSLRSALDAFADLTADNFDGNAEGLTPDGFDRDTGLRLPANQRSSGSKRKKPTAK, via the coding sequence ATGATCTTGCGCCCCAAGGTTTGCTTGTCCGCACTTGTATTGTTGTCTTTACCCACCGGATTGCCTTGGCCCAGTCCGACAACGACACAGGCACAAGACGCCTCATCGCCAAACTTTGTGGTCTTCATCGCCGATGATGCCGCCTGGGACGATTTCGGTACCTACGGCAACGAAACGATCCGAACGCCCAATATCGATGCGCTGGCCGAGAATGGGCTGCGGTTCGACCGCGCCTATTTGACGTGTTCGTCGTGCAGCCCCAGTCGTTGTTCCATTCTGACCAGCCGATACCCACATTCGACCGGCGCGGGCGAGCTTCACCTTCCTTTGCCGGCCGATCAGGTCATGGTCACGACGCCGCTTCGGGAAGCCGGCTATCACACCGTCGCCGCCGGAAAGTGGCACCTGGGAAACGACGCCAAATCGCAGTTTGATCGTGTCTTGGATACCAATGGTGGGCCCGGCAACAACGGTCGCTGGGTCGAAGCGGTCACCGATCGTCCGGCGGATCAGCCCTTCTTTGCGTGGTTGGCCAGTAGCGACCCACACCGCGGGTACCAGCCCGGTGCCGTGGATCCACCGCACGATCCGGCCGACGTTCGCGTTCCCGCAATTTTCCCCGACACCCCGGCCGTTCGCGAAGACATCGCGTTGTACTACGACGAGATCAGCCGTTTCGACCAGTACATCGGCAAGGTGGTCGAAACCCTGGACCGGCAAGGCGTGCTGGAAAACACCGTGGTGTTTGTCATCAGCGATAACGGCCGGCCGTTCCCACACTGCAAGACGCGCGTCAACGTCGACGGCGTACGGACGCCGCTCGTGGTCCACTGGCCGGCCGGATTGAAGGCCACGGGATCGACCCAAAGTCTTGTCAGTGTGATCGATCTGGTCGCAACCATGGTGGATTTGGCCGGTGTCGACCGACCGCCAACCTTTCAAGGCGTATCAATCCGCCCAATCCTAAACGACTCCGATGCAACGGTCCGTCGCTTTGCGTTCGCCGAACACAACTGGCACGATTATCGGGCACGTGAACGAGCCGTGATCACGCAGGACCACCTGATGATCCGAAACGACCTGCCCGAGTTGCCCGCGACACCGCCGGCCGATGGGGTTCGCAGTGCTACGTACCAGGAAATGCAACGACTGCGAGACGAAGGTCGCCTAACAGGACCGCCCACCGACGTTTTCATGGTGCCACGACCCCGCTTTGCCCTGTACGACGTCGCCGCCGATCCGCATTGCTTGGATAACCTGTACGACCGCCCGGCCAACGAATCGGTGCAGCAATCATTGCGCTCGGCGTTGGACGCCTTTGCCGACCTGACCGCCGACAATTTTGACGGCAACGCCGAAGGTCTGACTCCAGACGGATTTGATCGCGATACCGGACTTCGGTTGCCCGCCAATCAGCGATCCTCTGGAAGCAAACGCAAGAAGCCCACCGCAAAATAG
- a CDS encoding type IV pilus modification PilV family protein has translation MIRCRRNHRRGATLIDVAAGSMLLAVVLIPSVKMLQQNESLHRRSSLRETMLHEAEQLLEQTKIRLTDPSVFDSTFRRSRPVVQNLSLTATDGPPLRATLTTAADTTLPAGMEVITIDALVWRDVNNNRRYDMDEPAESLRTQRAAP, from the coding sequence ATGATTCGATGTCGTCGCAATCATCGTCGTGGGGCCACGCTGATCGATGTCGCCGCGGGCAGCATGTTGCTGGCGGTGGTCTTGATCCCTTCGGTCAAAATGCTTCAGCAGAACGAAAGCCTGCACCGGAGATCGTCGCTTCGCGAAACGATGCTTCACGAAGCCGAACAGTTGCTGGAACAAACCAAAATCCGCCTGACCGATCCTTCGGTCTTCGATTCGACATTCCGGCGCAGTCGCCCTGTGGTCCAAAACCTTAGCTTGACCGCAACGGACGGTCCGCCCCTGCGTGCAACTTTGACAACCGCCGCTGATACGACGTTGCCCGCGGGAATGGAAGTGATCACCATCGATGCCCTGGTGTGGCGAGACGTCAACAACAATCGGCGCTACGACATGGATGAACCGGCCGAATCCTTGCGAACGCAAAGGGCCGCGCCATGA
- a CDS encoding GspH/FimT family pseudopilin yields MSLIEVTMILIVISGVALIGMTQLDGQWYARRNVRGDAEQLRQALRTIRNTAIEQQADVRVTMDTRNDQWQIDQAAGPMGPAKQWTIALQSTASLRPTRNNVTFYPTGSADRDVQLRLSDGTVTDEVRITAVSGTIQ; encoded by the coding sequence ATGTCATTGATCGAAGTCACCATGATCTTGATCGTCATCAGCGGTGTTGCCTTGATCGGGATGACACAACTGGACGGACAGTGGTACGCCCGACGAAACGTTCGCGGCGACGCCGAACAATTGCGTCAGGCCCTGCGCACGATTCGCAACACCGCGATCGAACAACAAGCCGATGTTCGGGTGACTATGGATACACGCAACGACCAATGGCAGATTGACCAAGCCGCTGGACCGATGGGACCGGCCAAACAATGGACGATCGCCTTGCAGTCAACCGCCAGCCTGCGTCCGACACGAAACAATGTGACCTTCTATCCGACCGGTTCGGCCGATCGCGACGTCCAACTGCGTCTCAGTGACGGCACCGTCACCGATGAAGTCCGCATCACCGCCGTTTCAGGAACGATCCAATGA
- a CDS encoding prepilin-type N-terminal cleavage/methylation domain-containing protein has translation MKRCKKSGFSLLEVIAAVIILAVVAAATVATVAPMRAKSEEKMDVQTKASLDAMSQTYFLENQAFPRSINNLVTSGYLKNDTQAEQDYVRALSRKWKVDRNTGEWTER, from the coding sequence ATGAAACGCTGCAAAAAGTCAGGTTTTTCGCTGCTTGAAGTCATCGCCGCCGTCATCATCCTTGCCGTCGTTGCAGCCGCCACTGTGGCAACGGTCGCACCGATGCGGGCCAAGAGCGAAGAAAAGATGGACGTCCAAACCAAGGCTTCGTTGGACGCGATGAGCCAGACCTATTTCCTGGAAAACCAAGCCTTTCCCCGCAGCATCAACAACTTGGTGACCTCCGGCTATCTGAAGAACGATACCCAGGCAGAACAAGACTACGTGCGAGCGTTGAGCCGCAAATGGAAAGTCGACCGCAACACCGGTGAGTGGACCGAACGCTAA
- a CDS encoding adenosine kinase: MTKYDVFALGNALVDIQARVGDAVLSELELDKGVMTLVDDDRQAAVLKAVDGTPLNRCAGGSAANTVVALADFGGSAAFLGKIGQDEIGDFFLDDMRKLGIGIDVEPTEGVRTGTCAILITEDAQRTMLTNLGASATLSDQDVTDDMIRQSKYVYVEGYLLPGDGTKQAAYRTMELAKQHGVKVAFTASDPFLVNMIRDEIWDLITGPVDLFFCNEEEAKSLTGEEDPIVAAGKIHEHCENVALTLGPKGSIIMHGGEAFPIEGVVVDAVDTTGAGDMYAGAMLYGITSGMNWRQAGHLASHAAARIVSQMGARLGQKFTAEEIESFGKLPV, from the coding sequence ATGACGAAGTATGACGTGTTCGCTCTGGGCAACGCCTTGGTCGACATCCAGGCCCGTGTCGGTGACGCGGTTTTGTCCGAGCTGGAATTGGATAAGGGGGTCATGACGCTGGTCGACGATGACCGCCAAGCGGCCGTGTTGAAAGCGGTCGACGGGACGCCCCTGAATCGTTGCGCCGGCGGGTCGGCGGCCAACACCGTCGTGGCCTTGGCCGACTTTGGCGGGTCCGCCGCATTTTTGGGAAAGATCGGCCAGGATGAAATCGGCGACTTCTTTCTGGACGATATGCGGAAACTTGGCATTGGTATCGATGTCGAACCGACCGAAGGTGTGCGGACCGGAACCTGTGCGATTCTGATCACCGAGGACGCACAGCGAACGATGCTGACCAACCTTGGGGCCTCGGCGACGCTCAGTGACCAAGACGTCACCGATGACATGATTCGGCAATCCAAGTATGTCTATGTCGAAGGCTATTTGTTGCCCGGTGATGGCACCAAGCAGGCCGCGTACCGGACCATGGAATTGGCGAAACAGCATGGCGTCAAAGTCGCGTTCACCGCAAGTGATCCGTTTCTGGTGAACATGATCCGTGACGAGATTTGGGATCTGATCACCGGACCGGTCGACTTGTTCTTCTGCAACGAAGAAGAGGCCAAGAGTCTGACCGGTGAAGAAGATCCGATCGTCGCGGCGGGCAAGATTCATGAACACTGTGAGAACGTCGCCCTGACGTTGGGACCGAAGGGTTCGATCATCATGCACGGCGGCGAAGCGTTTCCGATCGAAGGCGTCGTCGTGGATGCCGTCGACACCACCGGTGCTGGTGACATGTACGCCGGGGCGATGTTGTACGGCATCACCAGCGGCATGAATTGGCGCCAGGCCGGCCATCTGGCTTCCCACGCGGCGGCTCGAATCGTGTCGCAGATGGGCGCGCGGCTGGGACAGAAATTCACCGCCGAAGAAATCGAAAGCTTCGGCAAGCTGCCCGTCTAG